GAGGTGTTGGCGCAGATGGCACCGGAGCCGATGCCGGTCACGCTGCTGTATGCGCAGCGCCGGCATCTACCGCAGCGCGTGCGTCTGTTCATGGACTGGATTGCGCAAGTGATGGCGCCGCATCTGGAGCCGCATTTGCCTTGAATTTGCGTCGGCGCGGGTGTGGCGCTACAGCGCTGGCGCGCGCGCCATGTAGACGGGCGTTGGCATGCCAATCTGGCACTACTTTGTCGCCCCTGAAAAACCCCCTTCAAGCACCAAGTGTCATCGGCGACAGCGGCACGGCGCTAAAGGATGGCCATCCCATCGCCCGCATCCAGGCACGCAAAAACGCGATCCAGCGCAGCAGCCAGCGCAGGTTGTAGCCGGCGGCGCAGCCGAGTACGTGCAGCGCATCGCCTTGTGCACCTTTCAGCCTGCAGCGACGCAACCTGCAGTCGTCTTTCAGATGTCCGATCACCGGTTCCACCGCCTGCCGTCGTTTGATCCAGCGCCATTGCCGTCGCGTCAGCGTCTTGGCCTTGCCACGATGGAGCACCTGCACGCCATCGACCTCGCGCCCGCGATAGCCCAGGTCCACGATCGCCACCGTCGGTTCTACGCTCAGATCCTGCAGCAACCCGCGTGTCTGCTCCAGCTGCTCGGCCAAGGTGTCGCCGTCGTACGGGTTGCCCGGGAAGCTACGCGCACCCACGACCAATCCCTTGCAGGCGGTGACCGCAATGCCGACCTTGACGCCGAATTCGTACGCTTGACGCGCCTTGCCCTTACCGATGCATTCCACTTCCGGGGCATGCAATGCGTACAGTTTTTGTTTGTCCTTCGGACGCTGCGTGTACAGCCGTTGCGCACGTTCCAGCCAGACCGCGATGCGCTCGCGCACGCCGGGTTCCACCTGGTCCAGCTTGCGCGCGATATCGCGCAACACCCGCCCCAAGACCGTGCGTTGACGTCGCAGCACGCGCTGCATGCGCTTGAACTGGCGTGCATGCGCATAGCGGCCCGCCTTGCGGCTCAGGGCCGGACCTTGCCGTGCGTAGCTCTGCCGCAACCCGATGCCGTAACGCTTGGCCAGCAGCACCAGTTTCTTGCGTGCCACCTCCAGCAACCGACTATCGGTCGGATAGGCAATCGCCTTTTCCTGCACCGTGGTGTCCACGATCACCCGCGACAACTCGCGTGCGTCCACCGCCTGCATGGCATGTGCAGCGTTGATGGTGTGTGCCAGCAACTCTTCCATCCCCGCTTCGTCAAGCCGCTGACGCCAGCGCGTCAGCGAGCTGGCATCGCACGGCAAGCGCGTCTGGAACACGACCTCGCCAGTGAAAAACTGCCAATACGGATTTTCCAGCCAACGCTCGCACACCGCCTCATCGGACAGGTCGTAGGCGTGTTTGAGGTAGAGCAAACCGGCGATCAGCCGCACCGGCAATGCCGGCCGACCGCCACCAGCCTGGGTGGCCGGCAAGCGCGATGAAAGTGCTTGCTCCAACGCCGTCCACGGCATCCGTTGGCTCAGCTGCGCCAGCGGATGCCGCAGATCGATCTGGTTCTCCAGGCGCGAACGAAACAACTCCTCGGCAGGCATGTGCTCGGCAGCAGGACGGCGTGTATGCATGAGTGGAAATTGCCAGAAACCAGCCTTCAGCGTAGCGAAAACTGGTAGTTCTGGCACGCCACTGCAGACATCAAGGCCTTGCGGGCGTTGGGTGATTGGGGGTTTTTCAGGGGCGACTACTTTAAGTGGCAACAGTGTCGCAAGCCTCTGCTTCTCGCAGAATCTCAACGCAAACAATCCTTGTTCCCCGCTACGTGGAAAACGTCGTCGCAGTCGCAAGAGAACGATCAGGTTACAGATCATCAGCGCACAAAAAAACACAGGCATCTCTGCGAGATGCCTGTGTGATTGCCAAGCCATCAGACGTTAAAACGCCCCAGGTGTGCGTCGATCAGAACGTGTAGTTGAAGGTCAGCATGCCGTTGCGCGATGCGCCCCATGCGCCGTAGCCGCCATTGAACTGCGCGTAGTAACGCTTGTCGAGCAGGTTGTCGATATTGAGCTGCACCGAGAACTGCGGTGACAGACGATACCGCGCAAACGCGCTGACCAGGGCATAGGCACTCTGCTGGAACGCGCCGTACACCGGGTCCACGTAGTACGAACGGTTCTGCCAGTTGACGCCGCCACCCACGGTCAGATCGCTCCACGCACCTTGCGGGGTGTAGCTGTTGAACAGCTTGAGGGTGGTACGCGGCAGCTGCGTATTGATCGACGTGCCGCTGTCATCGCGCGCGGTGTAATGCGAGGCACCAAAGGTGGTGTTCCAACCGGCGGTCACACGGCCGGAGATCTCGAAGTCGAAGCCTTCGCTGACCACGCCGTTGGCGGCCTCATACGCCGATTCACTGCTACCGGGAACGAAGCCGCCGGTGGCCACGCCCAGGTTGTCTTGTTCGATGCGGAACACCGCAAGCGAGGCGTTGAGCTTGTCGTCGAACCAGGCAGCCTTGACGCCGGCTTCGTAGCCCTTGCCGGTCAACGGATCCAGGTAGCCGCCGTTGGCATCGCGCAAGGTCTGCGGGTTGAAGATTTCGGTGTAGCTGACGTAGGTGGACCACACGTCGTTGATGTCGTAGACCAGGCCGGCGTACGGGGTGACTTCGGTCTGGGTGTCGGAGAACGGTACAAGCCCCTGCGCGGCATCGAAGTTACCACCATCGATCTGCCAGTCGGTGTAGCGCGCGCCCACCAGCAGCGTCAGCGGGTCGGCCAGCGAGAAACGGCCCGCCACGTAGGCGGCTTTTTGCTTGATCGTGCCGGTGCTCTGCACCGTGCGCGGGCTCCAGTTGGGTTCCGGATACGCGCCATTCCAGCCGAAGTAAGTATCCAGCGGCGCCGGGAAATCGAAGGTGCCGTTGTTGGTGAATTCGCGGCGGTTGTAACTGGCGCCGGCGACCAGGTGATGCTCGCGGCCAAACAGCTGGAACGGGCCTTCCGCGTACACGTCGGCGCCGTCGGCCTTGCGCTCGGTGAGGTAGTTACCCGAATACGGCACCACGCCGCCGCCGGTGGCGCGGTCGAAACCGAAAATCGTATAGAACGGATAGAACAGATGATTGGCCGCTTCGGTCTTCTCATGGCTGACATTGGCCTTGAGCGTCCAGCCGTTGTCGAAGCCCTGCTGCAGGCTGGCGAAGGTGCGCTGCAGACGCGTATCCCAGAACGTCCAATCGGCGGCCGGATTGAACGAGCGGTCGTAATTGGTGCGCGTGCCGTCGCTGAAGAACAGCGGGAAGCCGCCCCAGGTGACGTCGTCCGATTCCTTCTTCTGGTACTCGTAGCCCACGCTCAGCAGCGTGCTGTCGGTGAGGTCGGCATCAATGATCGCCGAGCCGATCTTCTTGCGCAGGTTGTAGCGGTCCATGTCCGATTCGCCGTCCTGGTAGACGCCGATCACACGTGCGCGCACATTGCCGCCGGGCTGAGCGGCACGGTGACATCGGCCACGCTGCGGGTCTTGTTGAAATCGCCGCCACCCACCGACACGGTGCCGGTGAACTCGCGGCTGAGCGCGTGCTTGCGCACCAGGTTGATCGAGGCGGACGGATTGCCCGAGCCGGTGAGCAGGCCGGTGGCCCCGCGCACCACTTCAACCCGGTCGTACAGGGCCACGTCCAGCGCCGAGTCGCCGTAGCTCCAGGCCTGCTCCATGTAGGCCGGGATGCCATCGAACTGATAGTTGTCGATGTAGAAACCGCGCGCGTAGAACTCCAGGCGCTCGCTGTCGCTCTGCGCCACCGAAATGCCGGTGACGTTGTTGAGCACATCGGTGATGCTCTGCAGGTTCTGGTCGTCCATGCGGTCGCGGGTGATGACCGTGACCGACTGCGGAATCTCGCGCAGCGACAGGTTCATGCGCGTGCCGGCGGTGGTCTTCTCCACCGTGTAGCCGCGCTCGCCGGTGACGTTCACGCCATCGAGCGTGGTGACCTCGGCATCGGCGGCGGCCTCAGCAGCGGGCGCTTCGGCGAGCGCCTGGCCGGCCGTCATCGTGCACAGCGCCGCGAACAGCGCGCGCGGCAGGACATGGCGGCGCGCGCCCACGGAAGGAAGACGCATCTGGGTACTACGGTTCATCGGGGGGACTCCAACACAGACGGATTGGGCCGCACGCAATCGCAGCGCCGGCAACAAAAGGGGGAGGAACGGGTGCCATACCACCGGCAGCGCGCCATTTTAATGGGAATGATTCACATTTTAAATAGCAAACCGAGCCTGCTTTTGGCAGGTCGACGTCCCCCCAATTTTGAGTAGCGCCTCAGTTTGGAGTCCAATTCCCTACCCCGAGGAGATTGGACGTGAAGAAACGTTTTACTGACGAGCAGGTCATCGGCTTTCTGCGCGAAGCCGAAAGCGGCGTCGCCATCAAGGATCTGTGCCGGCGGCATGGCTTCAGCGAGGCCTCGTACTACCTGTGGCGCAGCAAGTTCGGTGGGATGAGCGTGCCCGATGCCAAGCGGCTCAAGGACCTCGAGTCCGAGAACGCGCGGCTGAAGAAGTTGCTGGCCGAGCAGTTGTTCGAGAACGACCTGATCAAGGATGCACTGCGAAAAAAGTGGTAAGCGCACCGGCGCGTCGTACGCTGGTGCGCGAATGGATCGGGCGTGGTGCCAGCGAGCGTCGTGCGTTGGCAGTGATCGGCATGAGCGCCAGTGCACTGCGGTATTGCCCGCGCGAAGATCGCAATGGCGAACTGCGCGAACGCATCTGTGCGTTGGCACATCGCCATCGCCGCTATGGCGTGGGAATGATCTATCTCAAATTGCGGCAAGAAGGGCGCATCGTGAACTACAAGCGTGTGGAACGGTTGTATCGCGAGCAGCAGCTGCAAGTGCGCCGCCGCAAGCGCAAGAAGGTCCCAATAGGCGAGCGTCAACCGCTGCTGCGGCCATCGCAGGCCAACCAGGTGTGGTCGATGGACTTTGTGTTCGACCGCACCGCGGAAGGCCGGGTGATCAAGTGTCTGGTGATCGTGGACGATGCAACCCACGAAGCGGTCGCCATCGAAGTGGAGCGCGCGATCTCCGGGCACGGGGTGACGCGCGTGCTGGACCGACTGGCGCACAGTCGCGGTTTGCCGAAGGTGATCCGCACTGACAACGGCAAGGAGTTTTGCGGTAAGGCGATGGTCGCCTGGGCGCATGCCCGTAATGTGCAACTACGGCTCATCCAGCCAGGCAAACCGAACCAGAACGCCTATGTTGAATCCTTCAACGGCCGACTGCGCGACGAATGCCTCAACGAGCACTGGTTCCCGACGTTACTGCACGCGCGCACCGAAATCGAACGCTGGCGACGCGAATACAACGAGGACCGACCCAAGAAAGCAATCGGCGGCATGACCCCGGCTGCTTATGCCCAACATCTGGCAAACACCGATATCATCAACCCCGGACTCTAAACCAGGCCGCTACTCAGGGCGGGGGGGCGTCGAGGTCACCGAGAGAAACAAGCGCTACCTGAAACTGGTGCGTACCCTGCTGGAGTAGGTCTGTCCGGCACGGTGCCGGTGCCAGCGACTCGCCACGGCGGTCGAGTCCGCGATCCCATGGCGCAGTGTCTTCACTGGATCCGCTATGCAGATCGCATGGCGGCGTTACGTAATCCTGCGGCTATCGAGCAAACAAAGCCCGCATGGCGCACGCGTGCTTACAACGCGCTTGTCCGCCCAGGCAGATCAGTACTCACAGTCATTGCGGCCGAGTTCGCCCATGCGCAACACTCGACGCGGATGCCGCGCACCAGCGGAACAACGGACCGTCGCCCAGCGCATGCCGGGCGCCAGCGCACCAAGGAGCATATGAACAACTTTTGGAAGGCGTTTGCATTACTGGCGCTGTGCGCGCCCGTGGTAGGCGTGGCAGCACCAAAACAATCCGCATTGGCCGACACCTGCCGGGTGCCCGGTGCGCCGGTCCATGAGGCAGGTCTTGTACAGATCGGCGGGATCCAGCAATGGGTGACGGTCGAGGGCGCCGACTGCCGCAATCCGGTGGTGTTGATCGTCCATGGCGGGCCGGGCAACCCCAATACTCCATTCGCGCAGCGCCTGTTCGGCAGTTGGACGCGCGACTTCACCGTCGTGCAGTGGGATCAGCGCGGCTCGGGCAAGACCTACGCCGCCAACAAGCCTGCCGAGGGCGAAGCGCTGACCATGCAACGGCTGACGCAAGACGGTGTTGAGGTGGCGCGCCATGCGATGCAACAGCTCGGCAAGCGCAAGGTCATCCTGATGGGTGGCTCGTGGGGCTCGGCCTTGGCCGCCCACATGGCCAAGGCCAACTCCGACCTATTCCATGCGTATGTCGGCACCGCGCAGTTGGTCAACTACCAGGACGACGTGGCGGCCGGCTATGCCGCGACCATGCAGCTGGTGCAGGCAGCCAACGATCATGATGCGCTCGGCAAGCTCGAACAGATCGGCCCGCCGCCGTGGACGAACCCGCGCAATTTCGGGATTCTGCGGCGCGTGAGCCGCAAGTACGAAGCGTTGCGGACCGAGCCGGCGCCGGCCGACTGGTTCAGATTTTCTGCCGAGTACGACACGCCCGAGTATCGCGCGGCCTACGAGGCCGGCGAGGACTATTCCTTCCTGCAATTTGTCGGGCTGGCGGGTAATGGCATGGGGCCGCAGATCAACCTGCGCGCACTCGGGCCGGCCTTCGCAATGCCTGTCTACCTGCTGCAAGGCGACCAGGATCTGGTCACGCCGCTGACGGTCAGCAAAGCGTATTTCGAAACGCTGTCAGCGCCGACCAAAGAGTTCCTGATCCTGCCGCGCACTGGCCACGACCCCAACCCGACCATGATGGACACGCAGTTGCAGGTGTTGACCACCCGGGTCCGTGCGCAGGCAGTGGCGAACGACGCGCGCTGATCCCGGCAATGCCGGGCCAAGACGCTTGCACCTCTGCGCCCGGCTTTATCGGGTGCACTTGTTTTTAAGCATTGCAACGCTATGCAGCGAGTGACCTGCACGCAGTGATGCATGGATCTGGGCCGCCGCCTGTGTGCGCCAGATCGACCTCTGCGTCGCCAACATGCACCGCCAGTGATCCGCCACGCCGCCACGTCTTGGAATGCACGCGGCGGTGCATGCTGCCTGCCCGCAGCATCACCCATCGCGCAGACCTCCCAAGAAAAAAGCCGGCTTTCGCCGGCTTTTTTCAATCAACACCACAACGCATTACAGCGCCTTGGCGGCCTCGACCACGTGCTCGGCGGTGATCTTGAAGTACGCATACAGCTGATCCGCCGGCGCCGAGGCACCGAAGGTGTCGATACCGACCACATCGCCATCTAGGCCGACATACTTGCGCCAGAAGCCGGTCACGCCCGCTTCCACCGCCACGCGCTTGCGCACGGCATTGGGCAGCACCTGCTCGCGGTACGCGGCATCCTGGCGATCGAACACGTCGGTGGACGGCATCGACACCACGCGTGTCTTCAGCCCGGCCGCATCCAGCGTCTTCTTCGCTTCCACTGCCAGGCCCACTTCCGAGCCGGTGCCGATCAGGATCACGTCGGGCGTGCCGCCTTCGGCATCGGCCAACACGTAACCGCCGCGTTCGATCAGTTTGATCTGCTCGGCGCTGCGCGGCTGGTGCTGCAGATTCTGGCGACTGAACACCAGGCAGCTCGGGCCGTCCTTGCGAGTGATCGCGGCCTTCCAGCTCACCGCCGACTCCACCGCATCGCCCGGGCGCCACACATCGTTGTTGGGGATGTAGCGCAGCGAGGCCAGGTGTTCGACCGGCTGATGGGTCGGGCCGTCTTCGCCCAGGCCGATCGAGTCGTGC
The nucleotide sequence above comes from Xanthomonas campestris pv. campestris str. ATCC 33913. Encoded proteins:
- a CDS encoding IS5-like element IS1478 family transposase, with product MHTRRPAAEHMPAEELFRSRLENQIDLRHPLAQLSQRMPWTALEQALSSRLPATQAGGGRPALPVRLIAGLLYLKHAYDLSDEAVCERWLENPYWQFFTGEVVFQTRLPCDASSLTRWRQRLDEAGMEELLAHTINAAHAMQAVDARELSRVIVDTTVQEKAIAYPTDSRLLEVARKKLVLLAKRYGIGLRQSYARQGPALSRKAGRYAHARQFKRMQRVLRRQRTVLGRVLRDIARKLDQVEPGVRERIAVWLERAQRLYTQRPKDKQKLYALHAPEVECIGKGKARQAYEFGVKVGIAVTACKGLVVGARSFPGNPYDGDTLAEQLEQTRGLLQDLSVEPTVAIVDLGYRGREVDGVQVLHRGKAKTLTRRQWRWIKRRQAVEPVIGHLKDDCRLRRCRLKGAQGDALHVLGCAAGYNLRWLLRWIAFLRAWMRAMGWPSFSAVPLSPMTLGA
- a CDS encoding alpha/beta fold hydrolase translates to MNNFWKAFALLALCAPVVGVAAPKQSALADTCRVPGAPVHEAGLVQIGGIQQWVTVEGADCRNPVVLIVHGGPGNPNTPFAQRLFGSWTRDFTVVQWDQRGSGKTYAANKPAEGEALTMQRLTQDGVEVARHAMQQLGKRKVILMGGSWGSALAAHMAKANSDLFHAYVGTAQLVNYQDDVAAGYAATMQLVQAANDHDALGKLEQIGPPPWTNPRNFGILRRVSRKYEALRTEPAPADWFRFSAEYDTPEYRAAYEAGEDYSFLQFVGLAGNGMGPQINLRALGPAFAMPVYLLQGDQDLVTPLTVSKAYFETLSAPTKEFLILPRTGHDPNPTMMDTQLQVLTTRVRAQAVANDAR